The genomic interval AACTCTCGCGGCCGCGCCCGAGAGCGCGACGCCAAGCGCGCCTACGGCCATCAGACCGGCCCCGGCAACCGCAAGGGCAAGTCGGGCGGCCGCCAGAGCGAGAAGGAACAGTGGCAGCAAACGATCCGAGCACAGCGCCGGAAGCTCAAGGAACTCCGCGCCGAGGGTGAGATCACCCAGTCGCAGTACCGCGACCTCTATGACAAGGCAAAAGGCGGGGAGTTCCGTAGCGTCCGGTACCTGCTCAACTACATAGAGAACAACTACTAACCATGGCAAGTGGACCACGATACACGGTGCCGATGCGCCGTCGCCGCGAGGTCCGGACCGACTACCATCAGAGGTTGCGCCTGCTGAAATCGGGCAAGCCCCGGCTGGTGGCTCGCAAGAGCAACCGGCACGTCAGGGCGCAGCTGGTCACGATGGGTCCCGACGGCGACGAAACCGTCGTGAGCGCCTTCTCGGGCGACCTCGAGGAGTACGGCTGGGAGGCCCCGACGGGGAACCTCCCGAGCGCGTACCTCACGGGGTACCTGCTCGGCAAGCGCGCGCTCGACGAGGGGTACGACGAGGCCGTCCTCGACATCGGCCTCAACACCGCGACCCCGGGCGGCAAGGTGTTCGCAGTACAGGAAGGAGCTATCGACGCTGGCCTCGACGTCCCCCACAACGACAGCGTGCTGGCCGACTGGTCGCGTACTCGCGGCGAGCACATCGCCGAGTACGCCGAACAGCGCGACGAGCCGCTGTACAGCGGGGACTTCGACGCCACCGAACTACCCGAGCACTTCGACGACGTGCTCGCAGAACTACAGGAGGACTAACACATGTGTGCTAACCACGACGGCTGGGAACCCCAGACCCGACTCGGCCGCAAGGTCGCCGAGGGCGACATCGACACGATGGAGGACGCCCTCAACTCCGGCCTCCCGCTGAAGGAGCCCGAGCTCGTCGACCAGCTCCTGCCGGGGCTCGAAGACGAGGTGCTGGACATCAATATGGTCCAGCGGATGACCGACTCCGGTCGCCGCGTGAAGTTCCGCTGTGTCGTCGCCATCGGCAACCGCGACGGCTACGTGGGCTAC from Halorussus salilacus carries:
- a CDS encoding 50S ribosomal protein L18, whose translation is MASGPRYTVPMRRRREVRTDYHQRLRLLKSGKPRLVARKSNRHVRAQLVTMGPDGDETVVSAFSGDLEEYGWEAPTGNLPSAYLTGYLLGKRALDEGYDEAVLDIGLNTATPGGKVFAVQEGAIDAGLDVPHNDSVLADWSRTRGEHIAEYAEQRDEPLYSGDFDATELPEHFDDVLAELQED
- a CDS encoding 50S ribosomal protein L19e; this translates as MTDLSAQKRLAADVLDVGESRVWFDPDAQGAIVEAITREDIRELVEDGTIQAKDKKGNSRGRARERDAKRAYGHQTGPGNRKGKSGGRQSEKEQWQQTIRAQRRKLKELRAEGEITQSQYRDLYDKAKGGEFRSVRYLLNYIENNY